A section of the Cottoperca gobio chromosome 17, fCotGob3.1, whole genome shotgun sequence genome encodes:
- the LOC115022015 gene encoding transmembrane 6 superfamily member 2-like, which translates to MRPPVEVCVLIVSLLAPGVLYAMNNIPALQEPLPILGMGMVVLGFVLLLLLLTVRNKLKVDPLFYVFAEFSFTCMVGLTNALEQDGFISGFMSFYLKIGEPHLSTAYAVMMSYWEGIVHFVLFLTMIHRMFKGKSYRSLGLLWAGSSIAHQIVHIPGVVIGKFGSNIRPAFWRNVPFFLVPFWVASVLFSRPREMPVITADKISVEQKKGLLSRPVDLLLSLLLLGAMAFSVFRGFVVLDCPLDTCFTYIYQYEPYLKDPVGFPRVMMLVYLFYALPLLTSFTYGLKRPGCSWMLDWTIFFAGAMAQTQWCHIGASLHSRTPFTYRVPADKWWPVITFNVMLAAVPALLAVRCHTNPVYFMKPVPEGQTNNEKKKN; encoded by the exons ATGAGGCCGCCGGTGGAAGTCTGCGTGTTGATCGTTTCTCTCTTGGCTCCTGGAGTTTTATACGCCATGAACAATATCCCTGCGCTTCAGGA ACCTCTTCCTATCCTGGGAATGGGAATGGTCGTCCTGGGAtttgttcttctcctcctcctccttactgTGCGAAACAAGTTGAAAGTGGACCCTTTATTCTATG TATTTGCAGAGTTTTCCTTCACCTGCATGGTGGGCCTGACTAATGCTTTAGAGCAGGATGGGTTCATCTCTGGCTTCATGAGCTTCTACCTAAAGATT GGTGAGCCTCATCTAAGTACGGCCTATGCTGTGATGATGTCTTACTGGGAAGGCATCGTCCACTTCGTCCTCTTCCTCACCATGATCCACCGCATGTTCAAAGG GAAGTCCTATCGTAGCCTGGGGCTGCTGTGGGCGGGCTCCTCAATCGCCCATCAAATTGTTCACATCCCAGGAGTGGTGATTG GTAAATTCGGGTCTAACATTCGACCAGCCTTTTGGAGGAACGTCCCCTTCTTTTTGGTGCCTTTCTGGGTGGCCTCTGTGCTCttcagcagacccagagagatgCCAGTCATCACAGCAGACAAG ATTTCAGTGGAGCAGAAGAAAGGTCTGCTGTCTCGACCCGTTGACctgcttctgtctcttctgttaCTCGGAGCAATGGCCTTCTCTGTTTTCAGAGGCTTT GTGGTGCTGGACTGTCCTCTCGACACCTGCTTCACCTACATCTACCAGTACGAGCCCTACCTCAAAGACCCAGTTGGCTTTCCAAGGGTTATG ATGTTGGTGTATTTGTTCTATGCTCTGCCACTGCTGACTTCCTTCACCTATGGTCTGAAAAGACCTGGATGTAGCTGGATGCTGGACTGGACCATCTTCTTTGCTGGGGCCATGGCTCAG ACCCAGTGGTGCCATATCGGAGCATCTCTGCACTCCCGCACTCCCTTCACGTACCGAGTCCCAGCAGACAAATGGTGGCCTGTTATCACCTTCAATGTGATGCTGGCTGCTGTGCCGGCTCTGCTGGCCGTGCGCTGCCACACCAACCCCGTTTATTTCATGAAACCTGTTCCCGAGGGACAGACCAacaatgagaaaaagaaaaactag